A part of Variovorax sp. HW608 genomic DNA contains:
- a CDS encoding MarR family winged helix-turn-helix transcriptional regulator: MSRNKSAPADATPAGRLVEASLHRVFGYQLAQATIVTDAVFAEQVGGPHELRPVEYTVLALIHENPDVSATRLAKALAVTAPNIAAWIDRLEKRGLIRRIPHATDRRAQHLRTTPAGATLVVKATQSVLKGEEETLASLTQGERMILIELLHKVANCRAA; the protein is encoded by the coding sequence ATGTCCAGGAACAAAAGCGCTCCCGCCGATGCCACGCCCGCGGGCCGGTTGGTCGAAGCCTCGCTGCACCGGGTGTTCGGCTACCAGCTCGCGCAGGCGACCATCGTCACGGATGCGGTCTTCGCCGAGCAGGTGGGCGGTCCCCACGAGTTGCGGCCGGTGGAATACACCGTGCTCGCGCTGATCCACGAGAACCCCGATGTATCGGCGACCCGGCTCGCGAAGGCGCTCGCGGTGACCGCGCCCAACATCGCGGCGTGGATCGACCGCCTCGAGAAGCGCGGGCTGATCCGCCGCATTCCGCACGCGACCGATCGGCGCGCGCAGCACCTGCGCACCACGCCGGCGGGCGCGACGCTGGTGGTAAAGGCCACGCAGTCGGTGCTCAAGGGCGAGGAAGAAACGCTGGCATCACTCACCCAGGGCGAGCGGATGATCCTGATCGAGCTGCTGCACAAGGTCGCGAACTGCCGCGCTGCCTGA
- a CDS encoding tannase/feruloyl esterase family alpha/beta hydrolase, with the protein MHASEETYLRTTAAASLALVATLLAACGGGGDSGFIPTQSTAASSSGNTTTTTPDSGGTTTTTPAETLPVLGVAVGATLKDCASLAGFSFANTTVSVANSITAGTLTVAGKPVGAHCQVKGSMYSRTSTVDGQSYAVGFEMRLPANWNGRFFYQANGGIDGNVATATGGIGGGGVLDNALDMGFAVISSDAGHQAPTPFFGIDPQARLDYGYQAVAKLTPMAKALIASAYGKGPDRSYFGGCSNGGRHTMVAMSRYPDDYDGFLVGDPGFRLPLAAAANIVGAQNYNALATTAGSPGTGFTQAERTLVSQAVLAKCDALDGATDGLVQDTGACQAAFNLDRDVPTCSGSRDGTCLTADQKQRIGQLFAGALDGNGQKFYSSFPFDAGLGTNGWATWKFSNSLNLDSGAVAFIWQVPPESQTGFVGATFTLTANIDTILAKITSTDSLYTENSLSFMTPPNPTDLSRLKKRGAKAMVYHGTSDPIFSSDDTQHWYDQLMAANGGDASNFARFYRVPGMNHCSGGPTTDQFDMLTPLVNWVEKGEAVDSVVASARGTGNAGGVNADVPATWAPDRTRPLCAYPKVARYKGSGDIEKAENFVCQ; encoded by the coding sequence ATGCATGCGTCGGAGGAGACATACTTGAGGACAACAGCAGCAGCATCCCTGGCCCTCGTCGCCACCTTGCTTGCCGCCTGCGGTGGCGGCGGTGACAGCGGTTTCATTCCAACCCAATCGACTGCCGCCTCGAGCAGCGGCAACACGACCACAACCACGCCGGACTCGGGCGGCACCACGACCACGACACCGGCCGAGACCTTGCCGGTGCTCGGCGTCGCGGTCGGCGCGACGCTCAAGGACTGCGCCTCGCTCGCCGGCTTCAGCTTCGCGAACACCACGGTCAGCGTGGCCAACTCGATCACGGCCGGCACGCTGACCGTGGCGGGCAAGCCGGTCGGCGCGCATTGCCAGGTGAAGGGCTCGATGTACTCGCGCACCAGCACGGTGGATGGACAGAGCTATGCCGTCGGCTTCGAGATGCGTCTGCCCGCGAACTGGAATGGCCGCTTCTTCTACCAGGCCAACGGCGGCATCGACGGCAACGTCGCCACCGCGACCGGTGGCATCGGCGGCGGCGGCGTGCTGGACAACGCGCTGGACATGGGCTTCGCCGTGATCAGCTCCGACGCCGGGCACCAGGCGCCGACGCCGTTCTTCGGCATCGATCCGCAGGCGCGCCTCGACTACGGCTACCAGGCGGTCGCCAAGCTCACGCCGATGGCGAAGGCGCTGATCGCGTCGGCCTACGGCAAGGGTCCGGACCGCTCGTACTTTGGCGGCTGTTCCAACGGCGGCCGCCACACCATGGTCGCGATGTCGCGCTACCCGGACGATTACGACGGCTTCCTCGTCGGCGACCCGGGCTTCCGTCTGCCGCTCGCGGCCGCGGCCAACATCGTCGGCGCACAGAACTACAACGCGCTCGCCACCACCGCGGGCAGCCCGGGCACCGGTTTCACGCAGGCCGAGCGGACGCTGGTGTCGCAGGCCGTGCTCGCCAAGTGCGATGCGCTCGACGGCGCGACCGACGGTCTGGTTCAGGACACGGGCGCTTGCCAGGCAGCGTTCAACCTCGACCGCGACGTGCCGACCTGCAGCGGCTCGCGCGATGGCACCTGCCTCACTGCGGACCAGAAGCAGCGCATCGGCCAGCTCTTCGCCGGCGCGCTCGACGGCAACGGGCAGAAGTTCTATTCGAGCTTCCCGTTCGATGCCGGGCTCGGCACCAACGGCTGGGCGACCTGGAAGTTCTCCAACTCGCTCAACCTCGACTCGGGCGCGGTCGCCTTCATCTGGCAGGTGCCGCCGGAGAGCCAGACAGGCTTCGTTGGCGCCACCTTCACGCTGACGGCGAACATCGACACGATCCTGGCGAAGATCACGTCCACCGATTCGCTCTACACCGAGAACTCGCTGTCCTTCATGACGCCGCCGAACCCGACGGACCTCAGCAGGCTGAAGAAGCGCGGCGCGAAGGCGATGGTCTATCACGGCACGAGCGATCCGATCTTCTCGAGCGACGACACGCAGCACTGGTACGACCAGCTCATGGCAGCCAACGGCGGCGATGCCTCGAACTTCGCGCGCTTCTATCGCGTGCCGGGCATGAACCACTGCAGCGGCGGCCCGACGACGGACCAGTTCGACATGCTCACGCCGCTCGTGAACTGGGTGGAGAAGGGCGAGGCCGTCGATTCGGTCGTGGCCTCCGCGCGCGGCACCGGCAATGCCGGCGGCGTGAACGCCGACGTGCCCGCGACCTGGGCGCCCGACCGGACCCGTCCGCTGTGCGCCTATCCGAAGGTGGCGCGCTACAAGGGCAGTGGCGACATCGAGAAGGCCGAGAACTTCGTCTGCCAGTAG
- a CDS encoding winged helix-turn-helix domain-containing protein produces MKSLIVGDKATVMRLAERLKQADSHAQYQRIQCVLIRATLGSSAAQIAQLLGWSTTTVHVMHSRWAKEGDAIFDLRGRGGRHHQHLSAEQEQELLAPFVERAQAGGMLTVAEIQQAYQKQLGKAVAPSTIYRLLDRHGWRKVVPRPRHPKADVAAQAAFKKTPPPGTPRGRAPG; encoded by the coding sequence ATGAAGAGTCTGATCGTTGGGGATAAGGCGACCGTGATGCGCTTGGCAGAACGGCTCAAGCAAGCCGACAGCCATGCGCAGTACCAGCGCATCCAGTGCGTGCTGATCAGGGCCACGCTGGGCAGCTCGGCCGCGCAGATTGCACAGTTGCTGGGTTGGTCAACCACCACCGTGCATGTGATGCACTCTCGATGGGCCAAGGAAGGTGATGCCATCTTCGATCTTCGAGGCCGCGGTGGCAGACACCACCAGCATTTGAGCGCCGAACAGGAGCAGGAGTTGCTGGCACCCTTCGTCGAACGCGCACAGGCAGGCGGGATGTTGACGGTAGCTGAGATCCAGCAGGCCTACCAGAAGCAACTCGGCAAGGCGGTGGCGCCCTCGACGATCTATCGGCTGCTCGACCGTCACGGCTGGCGCAAGGTCGTGCCCCGGCCCCGGCATCCCAAGGCGGACGTCGCGGCACAGGCCGCCTTTAAAAAAACTCCGCCGCCAGGTACGCCAAGAGGTCGTGCGCCAGGCTGA
- a CDS encoding IS630 family transposase yields MPRRTSRHRPPLKKLRRQVRQEVVRQAEQGRAVRLMFQDEGRFGLLGTPRRCWAPHRIRPVVGARLERKYIYAFSAVSPHDGVMDSLVLPWVNAETMSLFLAEVAQRHVEEFIVMVMDQAGWHLAGQLAVPDHMRLIYLPPYSPELNPAEHLWEAIREDCFANHVFANLDAVERALTTGLVALESDHERTRSMTGFDWITSISLNAT; encoded by the coding sequence ATCCCAAGGCGGACGTCGCGGCACAGGCCGCCTTTAAAAAAACTCCGCCGCCAGGTACGCCAAGAGGTCGTGCGCCAGGCTGAACAAGGTCGCGCGGTGCGGCTGATGTTCCAGGACGAGGGGCGATTCGGATTGCTGGGCACGCCGCGTCGCTGCTGGGCGCCACACCGCATTCGACCTGTCGTCGGCGCTCGCCTGGAGCGCAAGTACATCTATGCCTTCAGTGCCGTCAGCCCACACGACGGCGTGATGGACAGCCTCGTGCTGCCCTGGGTGAACGCCGAGACCATGTCGCTATTCCTGGCCGAGGTCGCCCAGCGCCATGTCGAGGAATTCATCGTGATGGTCATGGACCAGGCGGGCTGGCATCTGGCAGGTCAACTCGCGGTCCCGGATCACATGCGACTGATCTACCTGCCTCCGTACAGCCCCGAACTCAACCCGGCCGAGCATCTGTGGGAGGCGATTCGCGAGGACTGCTTTGCCAACCATGTCTTCGCCAACCTCGACGCCGTCGAACGCGCCCTCACGACAGGGCTGGTGGCGCTCGAATCAGATCACGAGAGAACCCGATCGATGACCGGTTTCGATTGGATAACTTCTATATCTTTGAACGCAACTTAG
- a CDS encoding MSMEG_1061 family FMN-dependent PPOX-type flavoprotein: MRALIGEPAELTCAKISDRLNAMTRLFVERSPLVCVATSDAAGNCDLSPRGDPAGFVRILDDRTLLIPERPGNRLADSLRNILANPRIGLLFIVPGVTDTFRVNGRAAITVDADLLAPCAACGKAPLLGVLVDIEEAYTQCSKAFLRSHLWDPQRFVDPATMPTGGQVHRAIQGEQFDAEQYDRERAERYRRRVGFY; encoded by the coding sequence CTGCGCGCGCTCATTGGCGAGCCCGCCGAGCTGACCTGCGCCAAGATCAGCGATCGCCTCAACGCGATGACTCGCTTGTTCGTCGAGCGTTCACCCCTCGTCTGCGTTGCCACCAGTGATGCTGCAGGCAACTGCGACCTCAGTCCGCGCGGCGATCCCGCGGGCTTCGTGCGCATCCTTGACGATCGCACCTTGCTCATTCCGGAGCGCCCCGGCAACCGCCTTGCGGATTCGCTGCGCAACATTCTGGCGAACCCACGCATCGGCCTGCTCTTCATCGTGCCTGGCGTCACCGACACGTTTCGTGTGAATGGCCGCGCCGCGATCACTGTCGACGCCGATCTGCTCGCGCCATGCGCGGCCTGCGGCAAGGCGCCCTTGCTCGGCGTTCTGGTCGACATCGAAGAGGCCTACACGCAGTGTTCGAAAGCGTTTCTGCGCTCGCACCTGTGGGACCCGCAGCGCTTTGTAGACCCGGCCACCATGCCCACCGGTGGTCAGGTCCACCGCGCCATCCAGGGTGAGCAGTTCGACGCGGAACAGTACGACAGGGAACGCGCGGAGCGCTACCGCCGCCGGGTCGGCTTCTACTAG
- a CDS encoding IclR family transcriptional regulator, producing the protein MSPSTRSRSLGAEKPGISPANRSLERGIEILRSFRPGSELLGNAEIAERTGLSRSTVSRLTQTLVGSGYLEVELRTRAYRLAPPVLSLAHAMRTGSTALALAAPHMLDAARAEQINVGLAAPDRDEMVYLESIRYNRRPSLRRVVSGQRVPMELTSLGRAYLAIAPPSQRKALLAHFRRMRRAQWPQLEPALMGAIRDVEEMGFCAAAWQHEVVAVATPLLFKGAPYALNVSVSTAQEFQQTVGKLAPKLLGLRERIQQAFDAATDAW; encoded by the coding sequence ATGAGTCCCTCGACACGATCACGGTCCCTTGGCGCCGAAAAGCCCGGTATCTCCCCCGCCAACCGGTCGCTGGAGCGGGGTATCGAGATCCTGCGATCGTTCCGCCCGGGATCTGAACTGCTGGGCAACGCAGAGATTGCCGAGAGGACGGGGCTATCGCGATCGACCGTGAGCCGCCTCACGCAGACCTTGGTGGGGTCCGGCTATCTCGAGGTCGAACTGCGCACCCGGGCCTATCGCCTGGCGCCTCCGGTCCTCAGCCTGGCGCATGCGATGCGCACGGGCTCCACCGCACTGGCCCTGGCGGCCCCCCACATGCTCGACGCTGCACGAGCGGAACAGATCAACGTAGGCCTGGCCGCTCCTGATCGCGACGAGATGGTCTATCTGGAATCGATCCGGTACAACCGCAGGCCCTCGCTGCGCCGGGTCGTGTCAGGTCAGCGCGTTCCGATGGAGCTGACTTCGCTCGGGCGTGCGTATCTCGCGATAGCACCGCCAAGCCAACGCAAGGCACTCCTCGCCCACTTTCGCCGGATGCGGCGTGCGCAATGGCCACAGCTCGAACCAGCGCTCATGGGCGCGATTCGCGACGTCGAGGAAATGGGCTTCTGTGCGGCCGCCTGGCAGCACGAAGTCGTCGCCGTGGCGACCCCGCTGCTGTTCAAGGGTGCGCCGTACGCCTTGAACGTGAGCGTGTCGACGGCGCAGGAATTTCAGCAGACCGTCGGCAAGCTCGCTCCGAAGCTGCTCGGCTTGCGGGAGCGCATCCAGCAAGCGTTCGACGCCGCCACGGACGCATGGTGA
- a CDS encoding tripartite tricarboxylate transporter substrate binding protein, translated as MKPSLRSCLCRLAMSVAAAVLATPAALAAFPDKPVKLVVPFSPGGGTDAIARALGVGMSQVLGQPVIIDNKPGAGTIIGSDAVAKSAPDGYTVLVSTFAHAVNPSLMAKLPYDTQKAFAPVALLARGPNVLVVRVDSPYKSVADVVAAARANPGKLTYASQGNGTSAHLAGEMFTNLARVQMTHIPYKGAGPALTDLLGGQVDMMFATAAAASPQVAGGKLRAIGVTTPRRAPALKDVPAIAETVPGYAVESWYGLFVPAGTPAEVIGKLNAAAKKATENAEFRRMLEPEGLSVSAGAPAELGEFVGTETARWSRIVKENNVKAD; from the coding sequence ATGAAACCATCCCTTCGTTCCTGCTTGTGCCGCCTGGCCATGAGCGTGGCCGCGGCAGTCCTCGCAACGCCCGCGGCCCTGGCCGCATTTCCGGACAAACCCGTCAAGCTGGTGGTGCCGTTTTCCCCGGGCGGCGGTACGGACGCGATTGCACGCGCGTTGGGTGTCGGCATGTCCCAGGTGCTCGGCCAGCCGGTCATCATCGACAACAAGCCAGGCGCAGGCACGATCATCGGCAGCGACGCGGTTGCCAAGAGCGCTCCGGATGGCTACACGGTGCTGGTATCGACCTTCGCCCATGCGGTCAACCCCAGCCTGATGGCGAAGCTGCCATACGACACGCAGAAGGCGTTCGCACCGGTCGCTCTCCTGGCGCGCGGGCCGAACGTGCTCGTCGTGCGCGTCGACAGTCCCTACAAGTCGGTGGCCGACGTGGTGGCGGCCGCGCGCGCCAACCCCGGAAAACTCACCTATGCCTCGCAGGGCAACGGCACTTCGGCGCATCTCGCAGGCGAGATGTTCACCAACCTGGCCCGGGTGCAGATGACGCACATCCCCTACAAGGGCGCCGGACCGGCCCTGACCGATCTGCTGGGCGGCCAGGTGGACATGATGTTCGCCACTGCTGCAGCAGCCTCGCCGCAAGTCGCCGGCGGCAAGCTGCGCGCCATCGGCGTCACGACGCCGCGTCGTGCGCCGGCCCTGAAGGACGTGCCGGCGATCGCGGAAACCGTTCCCGGCTACGCGGTCGAGAGCTGGTACGGCCTGTTCGTCCCCGCGGGAACCCCGGCGGAAGTGATCGGCAAGCTCAATGCGGCCGCGAAGAAGGCGACCGAGAACGCCGAGTTCCGCAGGATGCTCGAGCCGGAAGGCCTCTCGGTCAGCGCTGGCGCACCGGCCGAACTGGGGGAATTCGTCGGCACCGAGACCGCTCGCTGGTCGCGGATCGTCAAGGAAAACAACGTCAAGGCCGATTGA
- a CDS encoding enoyl-CoA hydratase/isomerase family protein encodes MNYALIQLQVELGIATITFNRPDKRNAMSDELRTEFIDALERVAADKAIRALVLTGAGKGFCAGGDIAGMERRMNAPAGEVAFNGWHRQQRVHHAQALLHTMPKPVIAAVNGAASGLGADTALACDFVIASEWASFSWSYIHRGIIPDGGGMYFLPRRVGLPKAKELIFTGRKLDVDQALALGIVDRKTTAERLVADAQAWALELSKGSATALALSKTILNQTFELPAQQVFAQGSQAQGICYTSTEHRESVQAFLAASSAKAAKE; translated from the coding sequence ATGAACTACGCATTGATCCAGCTGCAGGTCGAGCTTGGCATCGCCACGATCACTTTCAATCGACCCGACAAGCGCAACGCGATGAGTGACGAACTGCGCACCGAGTTCATCGACGCGCTCGAGCGGGTTGCTGCCGACAAGGCCATCCGCGCCCTGGTGCTCACGGGAGCCGGCAAGGGCTTCTGTGCCGGCGGCGACATTGCCGGCATGGAGCGTCGCATGAATGCGCCGGCCGGGGAGGTCGCATTCAACGGCTGGCATCGGCAGCAACGCGTGCACCACGCGCAGGCGCTGTTGCATACGATGCCCAAGCCGGTGATTGCTGCGGTCAACGGCGCGGCCTCGGGCCTTGGTGCGGACACGGCGCTTGCATGTGACTTCGTCATCGCGAGCGAGTGGGCCAGCTTCAGCTGGTCCTACATCCATCGCGGCATCATCCCCGACGGCGGTGGCATGTACTTCCTCCCGCGTCGCGTCGGCCTGCCCAAGGCGAAGGAATTGATCTTCACGGGGCGCAAGCTGGACGTTGACCAAGCCCTTGCCCTGGGCATCGTGGATCGCAAGACCACGGCCGAGCGGCTCGTGGCCGATGCCCAGGCCTGGGCCCTCGAGCTGAGCAAAGGCTCTGCCACAGCGCTTGCGCTCTCCAAGACGATCCTCAACCAGACTTTCGAGCTGCCGGCCCAGCAGGTCTTCGCGCAGGGCAGCCAGGCGCAAGGCATCTGCTATACGAGCACCGAGCACCGCGAGTCGGTCCAGGCCTTCCTTGCCGCCAGCAGTGCCAAGGCCGCCAAGGAGTAA
- a CDS encoding acetate--CoA ligase family protein, with protein sequence MQALSRLLQPRSVAVIGASGDPAKTAGRPVSYLLKHGFAGAIYPVNPKLDRIGELRCYSNVAALPEVPDVGIVLLGAERAHIAVRELADRGAAAAIVLASGYTETGDEGALRQQQLLEAAGNMRILGPNTIGLVNLTDDIVLSASGALEIDHFRAGAIGVVSQSGGILGALLSRASARGIGLSKLVSTSNEVDLELADFVDALVDDPATRVIALYIEAIRHPEKFRAAALRAARAGKPVVAFKIGRSEAGAKAAVSHTGAMAGADRMYDALFRQTGVIRAQTFGDLLDIPAAFATGRVLRGRRVAVLTSTGGAGTLVSDSLGVSGFETPVPDEQTAGALRALQSGDHAALDRNPIDVTLAGLQPELLRGAIRTLLASPTYDALVVIVGSSGVGRPELMAGAIKECLPLSDKPVLAYVSPHAPEAASLLTQHGVPAFVAAESCTAALAGMLQASQWQAPAAEPEGVAPVATHDLPAGSLDEAQAKQLFSRFGIACTRESIVQSGAEAERAARKFGDRVVLKILSSEITHKSDVGGVAVNVSSEQIAARLDAMASEVERNAGVRPARFLVQEMVSGGTELILGMHRDALGTAILLGMGGVTAELFKDTTMRLLPAEGGLTRSEALAMARELKTWPLLDGFRGRPKADVQALVDVIVAFSRMADQLGDRLIEAEINPVFVLQEGRGVRAADGYARMGLG encoded by the coding sequence ATGCAAGCCCTCTCCCGATTGCTCCAGCCCCGAAGCGTCGCCGTGATCGGCGCCTCGGGCGACCCGGCCAAGACCGCCGGCCGTCCCGTGTCCTACCTGCTCAAGCATGGTTTCGCGGGCGCGATCTATCCCGTCAACCCGAAGCTCGATCGCATCGGCGAGCTGCGCTGCTACAGCAACGTGGCCGCGCTCCCGGAGGTGCCGGACGTGGGCATCGTCCTGTTGGGAGCCGAGCGGGCCCATATCGCCGTTCGCGAACTCGCCGACCGTGGCGCGGCAGCGGCCATCGTGCTGGCGAGCGGCTACACCGAAACCGGCGACGAAGGCGCGCTGCGCCAGCAGCAATTGCTCGAAGCCGCTGGGAACATGCGCATCCTCGGCCCGAACACGATCGGCCTCGTGAACCTGACCGACGACATCGTGCTCTCCGCCAGCGGTGCGCTCGAGATCGATCATTTCCGTGCCGGCGCCATTGGCGTGGTCTCGCAGAGCGGCGGCATCCTCGGCGCGCTTCTGTCGCGCGCTTCGGCCCGAGGCATCGGGCTGTCGAAACTGGTGTCGACCAGCAACGAAGTGGACCTCGAGCTCGCCGACTTCGTCGACGCGCTGGTCGACGATCCGGCGACGCGGGTCATCGCGCTGTACATCGAAGCGATCCGCCATCCCGAAAAATTCCGGGCGGCTGCACTCAGGGCCGCGCGCGCGGGGAAACCCGTCGTCGCCTTCAAGATCGGGCGCTCCGAGGCGGGCGCCAAGGCTGCGGTATCGCACACCGGCGCGATGGCCGGCGCCGACCGCATGTACGACGCCTTGTTCAGGCAGACCGGCGTGATCCGCGCGCAGACCTTCGGCGATCTGCTCGACATCCCGGCCGCGTTCGCGACCGGGCGCGTCCTGCGCGGCAGGCGTGTCGCAGTCCTGACGTCTACCGGCGGTGCCGGCACGCTCGTATCCGACAGCCTGGGTGTTTCCGGATTCGAGACGCCTGTGCCGGACGAGCAAACGGCGGGCGCGTTGCGCGCGCTGCAGAGCGGCGACCATGCGGCGCTGGATCGCAATCCGATCGACGTCACCTTGGCCGGACTGCAGCCGGAGCTGTTGCGCGGCGCGATCAGGACACTCCTGGCAAGTCCCACGTATGACGCACTGGTCGTCATCGTCGGTTCGTCGGGTGTCGGCCGGCCCGAGCTCATGGCCGGTGCGATCAAGGAGTGCCTGCCTCTGTCCGACAAGCCAGTCCTGGCCTATGTCAGCCCGCATGCGCCCGAGGCCGCCAGCCTGCTCACGCAACATGGCGTGCCCGCGTTCGTCGCCGCCGAAAGCTGCACGGCGGCGCTGGCGGGCATGCTGCAGGCAAGCCAATGGCAAGCGCCGGCGGCAGAACCGGAAGGCGTCGCTCCGGTGGCCACGCACGACCTCCCTGCAGGGTCGCTCGACGAGGCGCAGGCCAAGCAATTGTTCTCGCGATTCGGCATCGCTTGCACACGCGAGTCGATCGTTCAGAGCGGGGCCGAGGCGGAGCGCGCCGCTCGCAAGTTCGGCGACCGCGTCGTGCTGAAGATCCTTTCGAGCGAGATCACGCACAAGAGCGATGTCGGCGGTGTGGCCGTGAACGTCTCTTCCGAGCAGATTGCGGCGCGCCTCGATGCGATGGCCAGCGAGGTCGAACGAAATGCCGGCGTGCGTCCCGCGCGCTTTCTGGTGCAGGAGATGGTGAGCGGCGGGACCGAGCTGATCCTCGGGATGCACCGCGATGCGCTCGGCACGGCCATCCTGCTCGGGATGGGGGGCGTGACCGCTGAACTCTTCAAGGACACGACGATGCGCCTGCTGCCTGCGGAAGGCGGCCTCACGAGAAGCGAAGCCCTGGCCATGGCGCGCGAGCTCAAGACCTGGCCGTTGCTCGATGGGTTTCGTGGACGCCCCAAGGCCGACGTGCAAGCCTTGGTCGACGTCATCGTTGCCTTCTCTCGCATGGCGGATCAGCTAGGCGATCGCCTGATCGAGGCGGAGATCAATCCGGTCTTCGTACTTCAGGAGGGTCGTGGTGTCCGTGCCGCGGATGGCTATGCGCGAATGGGATTAGGGTGA
- a CDS encoding 3-methyl-2-oxobutanoate dehydrogenase (2-methylpropanoyl-transferring) subunit alpha: MNSLQSLRLYVPEPTGRPGHETDFSYLHLSPAGAVRKPAIDATPVDTADLAFTLVRVLDEDGRAVGPWAPQPDVPILQRGLRAMMKTRAFDAKMLIAQRQKKISFYIQCLGEEAIATAHAFAIQPGDMCFPTYRQQGLLLAREDIPMAELICQLMSNGRDPMRGRQLPVMYSYKRAGFFSISGNLATQFIQAVGWAMASAIKGDTKIASAWIGDGATAESDFHTALTFAHVYRAPVILNVVNNQWAISTFQAIAGGEATTFAARGVGCGIASLRVDGNDFLAVLAASRWAAERARSNLGPTLIEWVTYRAGAHSTSDDPSRYRPADDWQHFPLGDPIARLKQHLVGLGAWSDEEHRRTQEQLEAEVTAALKQAEGYGGTLIDGHVPPLESMFEDVYKDMPPHLHEQMRQARAFGRPGGH, translated from the coding sequence ATGAATTCGCTGCAATCTCTTCGCTTGTACGTGCCCGAGCCGACCGGGCGGCCGGGTCACGAGACCGACTTCTCCTACCTGCACCTGTCGCCGGCCGGCGCTGTGCGCAAGCCGGCGATCGACGCGACACCGGTCGATACTGCGGACCTGGCTTTCACCTTGGTGCGCGTGCTCGACGAGGACGGACGCGCCGTCGGCCCGTGGGCGCCGCAGCCTGATGTGCCGATTCTCCAGCGCGGCCTGCGCGCGATGATGAAGACGCGAGCCTTCGACGCGAAGATGCTGATTGCGCAGCGGCAGAAGAAGATCTCTTTCTACATTCAATGTCTCGGCGAGGAGGCGATCGCAACCGCCCATGCGTTCGCCATCCAGCCGGGCGACATGTGTTTTCCGACCTACCGCCAGCAGGGCCTGCTGCTGGCGCGCGAGGACATTCCGATGGCGGAGCTCATCTGCCAGTTGATGAGCAACGGGCGCGATCCGATGAGGGGGCGCCAGTTGCCGGTGATGTATTCGTACAAGCGCGCCGGCTTCTTCTCGATCAGTGGCAACCTGGCCACGCAGTTCATCCAGGCCGTGGGATGGGCCATGGCCTCGGCGATCAAGGGTGACACGAAGATCGCGTCGGCCTGGATCGGCGACGGTGCCACCGCCGAATCCGACTTTCACACGGCGCTCACCTTCGCGCATGTCTACCGCGCGCCCGTGATCCTCAACGTCGTCAACAACCAGTGGGCGATCTCGACCTTCCAGGCCATCGCCGGCGGAGAGGCAACGACTTTCGCGGCGCGCGGCGTCGGCTGCGGCATCGCGTCGCTGCGTGTCGATGGCAATGATTTTCTCGCGGTGCTCGCCGCGTCGCGCTGGGCGGCCGAGCGAGCGCGCAGCAATCTCGGGCCGACGCTGATCGAATGGGTCACTTACCGGGCCGGCGCGCACTCGACCTCGGACGACCCCTCGCGTTATCGACCTGCAGACGACTGGCAGCATTTCCCGCTGGGCGATCCGATCGCACGGCTGAAGCAGCATCTGGTGGGCCTGGGCGCCTGGTCCGACGAAGAGCATCGGCGCACGCAAGAGCAGCTCGAGGCCGAGGTCACCGCGGCGCTGAAGCAGGCCGAGGGCTACGGCGGCACGCTGATCGACGGCCATGTGCCGCCGCTCGAGTCGATGTTCGAGGACGTCTACAAGGACATGCCGCCGCATCTGCATGAGCAGATGCGGCAGGCGCGTGCCTTCGGGCGACCGGGCGGGCACTGA